A part of Magnetospirillum sp. ME-1 genomic DNA contains:
- a CDS encoding SDR family oxidoreductase gives MKWEFPGRVAVVTGGMRGIGRTIADGLLAGGAEVHVFDRETGDLPKGMTAHAVDVSNSESVNAAFARIGKPVHLLVNNAGITRDRTLLKMSDEEWGAVINVNLTSAFNTIRAAGPGMVQAGVGRIVNMISINGLRGKMGQGNYAASKAGMVGLTKTAAKELGPKGVTCNAVAPGMVLTEMTLKLDQQFRDKALAEAALTILPDTSDIANAVLFLLSDAARCITGEVIKVDSGQYI, from the coding sequence ATGAAGTGGGAGTTTCCTGGACGGGTGGCGGTGGTCACCGGCGGAATGCGCGGAATCGGGCGCACCATCGCCGACGGTCTGCTGGCCGGAGGGGCCGAGGTGCATGTCTTCGACCGCGAGACCGGGGACCTGCCCAAGGGCATGACGGCGCATGCGGTGGACGTGTCCAACTCCGAATCGGTGAATGCCGCCTTTGCACGGATCGGCAAGCCGGTTCACCTGCTGGTCAACAATGCCGGCATCACGCGCGACCGCACGCTGTTGAAGATGAGCGACGAGGAATGGGGGGCGGTGATCAACGTCAACCTCACCAGCGCCTTCAACACCATCCGCGCTGCCGGGCCGGGCATGGTGCAGGCGGGCGTCGGGCGCATCGTCAACATGATCTCCATCAACGGCCTGCGCGGCAAGATGGGGCAGGGCAACTATGCCGCCTCCAAGGCCGGCATGGTCGGCCTGACCAAGACGGCGGCCAAGGAGCTGGGCCCCAAGGGCGTCACCTGCAACGCCGTGGCGCCCGGCATGGTGCTGACCGAGATGACCTTGAAGCTGGACCAGCAGTTCCGCGACAAGGCGCTGGCGGAAGCGGCGCTCACCATCCTGCCCGACACCTCGGACATTGCCAACGCGGTGCTGTTCCTGCTGTCGGACGCGGCGCGCTGCATCACCGGCGAGGTGATCAAGGTGGATTCGGGGCAGTACATCTGA
- a CDS encoding SpoVR family protein, whose protein sequence is MSDSSQLLFTGADWDFEKVQRAYDAIEKIAKGEMGLVTYPNQIEVITAEQMLDAYSSIGMPLMYKHWSFGKHFARDETLYRKGMRGLAYEIVINSSPCISYIMEENSMAMQTLVIAHAAFGHNHFFANNTLFKQWTDARGILDYMEFAKSYIAKCEERHGHAAVERVLDAAHALMSHGVHKYPRKRTPDLRDEEKRAAERRAYQEQMFNDLWRTVPKKAAAKMGSQELAERKRRLGLPEENILYFLEKLAPRLADWQREIIRIVRKISQYFYPQKQTKMMNEGCATFTHYTIVNRLHEMGMLSDGAMLEILHSHTSVVFQPDFDDRRYSGINPYALGFAMMNDIKRMCEEPTEEDRTWFPDFAGNKDPYGTLRQAWADYRDESFILQYLSPALIRKLRLFKIHDESESPHMEVAAIHNERGYREVRKALARNYDIAHLEPDIQIVDVDLAGDRRLILHHFVENGLMLDEAETIRVLRHIANLWGYEVRLLEIESGTDVVLKTYEDVAPAAEL, encoded by the coding sequence ATGAGCGATTCCTCCCAACTCCTGTTCACCGGCGCCGATTGGGATTTCGAGAAGGTGCAACGGGCCTACGACGCCATCGAGAAGATCGCCAAGGGCGAGATGGGCCTCGTCACCTATCCCAACCAGATCGAGGTGATCACCGCCGAGCAGATGCTGGACGCCTATTCCTCCATCGGCATGCCCTTGATGTACAAGCACTGGTCGTTCGGCAAGCATTTCGCCCGCGACGAGACTCTCTACCGCAAGGGCATGCGCGGTCTGGCCTACGAGATCGTCATCAATTCCAGCCCCTGCATCAGCTACATCATGGAAGAGAATTCCATGGCCATGCAGACCCTGGTGATCGCCCACGCCGCCTTCGGCCACAACCACTTCTTCGCCAACAACACCCTGTTCAAGCAGTGGACCGACGCCCGCGGTATCCTCGACTACATGGAGTTCGCCAAGAGCTATATCGCCAAGTGCGAGGAGCGCCACGGCCATGCGGCGGTGGAGCGCGTGCTGGACGCCGCCCACGCCCTGATGAGCCACGGGGTGCATAAATACCCCCGGAAGCGCACTCCCGACCTGCGCGACGAGGAAAAGCGGGCCGCCGAGCGCCGCGCCTATCAGGAGCAGATGTTCAACGATCTGTGGCGCACGGTGCCGAAGAAGGCGGCGGCCAAGATGGGCTCGCAGGAGCTGGCCGAACGCAAGCGGCGCTTAGGGTTGCCCGAGGAAAACATCCTCTATTTCCTGGAAAAGCTGGCGCCCAGGCTGGCCGACTGGCAGCGCGAGATCATCCGCATCGTGCGCAAGATCAGCCAGTACTTCTATCCCCAGAAGCAGACCAAGATGATGAACGAGGGCTGCGCCACCTTCACCCATTACACCATCGTCAACCGTCTGCACGAGATGGGCATGCTGTCGGACGGGGCCATGCTGGAAATCCTGCATTCCCACACATCCGTGGTGTTCCAGCCCGATTTCGACGACCGGCGCTATTCCGGCATCAACCCCTATGCGCTGGGCTTCGCCATGATGAACGACATCAAGCGCATGTGCGAGGAGCCCACCGAGGAGGACCGGACCTGGTTTCCCGACTTCGCCGGCAACAAGGACCCTTACGGCACGCTACGGCAAGCCTGGGCCGATTACCGCGACGAAAGCTTCATCCTGCAATATCTGTCGCCGGCTTTGATCCGTAAATTGCGGCTGTTCAAGATCCACGACGAATCCGAATCGCCCCACATGGAGGTGGCGGCCATCCACAACGAGCGCGGCTATCGCGAGGTGAGAAAGGCCCTGGCGCGCAATTACGACATCGCCCACCTGGAGCCCGACATCCAGATCGTCGACGTGGACCTGGCCGGCGACCGCCGCCTGATCCTGCATCACTTCGTCGAGAACGGCCTGATGCTGGACGAGGCCGAGACCATCCGGGTATTGCGTCACATCGCCAATCTGTGGGGTTACGAGGTACGGCTGCTGGAGATCGAATCCGGTACCGACGTGGTCTTGAAGACCTACGAGGACGTGGCGCCGGCCGCCGAGCTATAG
- a CDS encoding ferritin-like domain-containing protein has translation MSRAPDYGAVKTSAELLSVARAMEERSAERYRELAEAFEASCNNPDTAEAFAELADIEERHAADFPASIGPRPETVPWGEDDPEIADPDAVHYLMWPWHAFDLALRHEHETLALFSALAEHSPHAEVRAESLRLVEREKGHIVTMQSRRDELPVPPDDWDDDDDDPNWEAGD, from the coding sequence TTGAGCCGTGCCCCTGATTATGGGGCGGTGAAGACCTCCGCCGAGTTGCTGTCCGTCGCGCGTGCGATGGAAGAGCGCTCGGCGGAGCGCTACCGCGAACTGGCCGAAGCGTTCGAGGCGTCGTGCAACAACCCCGACACCGCCGAAGCCTTCGCGGAACTGGCCGATATCGAGGAACGGCACGCCGCCGACTTCCCCGCGTCCATCGGCCCGCGACCCGAGACCGTGCCGTGGGGAGAAGACGATCCCGAGATCGCCGACCCCGATGCCGTCCACTACCTGATGTGGCCGTGGCACGCCTTCGACCTGGCGCTCCGCCACGAACACGAAACCCTGGCCCTGTTCTCCGCCCTGGCGGAACACTCCCCCCACGCCGAGGTGAGGGCCGAATCCCTCCGCCTGGTGGAGCGGGAAAAAGGCCACATCGTCACCATGCAATCCCGCCGTGACGAACTCCCCGTGCCCCCCGACGACTGGGACGACGACGACGACGATCCCAACTGGGAAGCCGGGGACTGA
- a CDS encoding 2-oxoacid:ferredoxin oxidoreductase subunit beta, which translates to MSSCESSATYTAKDFKSDVKPVWCPGCGDYAVLSSITKAFADLGLKPHETSVVSGIGCSSRIPAYTNTYGIHSIHGRALAVGQGLKLARPDLTVLVAGGDGDGFSIGGNHFLHACRRNVDLTYIVMDNRVYGMTKGQPSPTTESDWDASAMAPPGGTGMTPFHPLAIALASGANFIARGFSGDPNGTAQVIAEAIRHPGFSFVAIMSPCITFREEQREWKNTMRNVNIEPTTDPAQAARRLMTDDGYNCGILYRGNRPAYGKEKKATNAVSDLDREFTL; encoded by the coding sequence ATGTCCAGCTGCGAATCTTCCGCTACCTACACCGCCAAGGACTTCAAGTCCGACGTCAAGCCGGTCTGGTGCCCGGGCTGCGGCGACTATGCCGTGCTGTCCTCCATCACCAAGGCGTTCGCCGATCTGGGCCTCAAGCCGCACGAGACCTCGGTGGTCTCGGGCATCGGCTGCTCGTCGCGTATCCCGGCCTACACCAACACCTACGGCATCCACTCCATCCACGGTCGCGCTCTCGCGGTCGGCCAGGGCCTCAAGCTGGCCCGCCCCGACCTGACCGTGCTGGTGGCCGGCGGTGACGGCGACGGCTTCTCCATCGGCGGCAACCACTTCCTGCACGCCTGCCGCCGCAACGTGGACCTGACCTATATCGTCATGGACAACCGCGTGTACGGCATGACCAAGGGCCAGCCCTCGCCGACCACCGAGTCGGATTGGGACGCCTCGGCCATGGCCCCGCCCGGCGGCACCGGCATGACCCCGTTCCACCCGCTGGCCATCGCGCTGGCGTCCGGCGCCAACTTCATCGCCCGCGGTTTCTCGGGCGATCCGAACGGCACCGCCCAGGTCATCGCCGAAGCCATCCGCCATCCCGGCTTCTCGTTCGTTGCCATCATGTCGCCCTGCATCACCTTCCGTGAAGAGCAGCGCGAGTGGAAGAACACCATGCGCAACGTCAACATCGAGCCGACCACCGATCCGGCCCAGGCGGCGCGCCGCCTGATGACCGACGACGGCTACAACTGCGGTATCCTCTACCGCGGCAACCGTCCGGCCTATGGCAAGGAGAAGAAGGCGACCAATGCGGTGTCCGATCTCGATCGGGAATTCACCCTTTGA
- a CDS encoding YeaH/YhbH family protein, producing the protein MNIIDRRLNPKGKSLANRQRFLRRARAQIVKAVRDASGSRSIQDIANGEKISIPADGLREPSFRRAGEGGIRDYVVPGNKDFVEGDRIKKPDPEGGEGGGSEGSPDGEGQDDFAFVLSRDEFLDIFLDDLELPDLVKKKLKQTESTTPTRAGYSVTGSPANLNVVRTMRNSLSRRIALNRPKPAELKELEDEIRALEESGADPERLSQLRVEFDRLVAKSRRIPYIDPLDVRYSRFEHVPKPVTQAVMFCLMDVSGSMTEHMKDLAKRFFMLLYLFLTRRYRNVDVVFIRHTHEAEEVDEDTFFYSTETGGTVVSTALEEMHKVIADRYSPADWNIYCAQASDGDNTSSDNAKTAGLLEDVILPATQYFAYIEVGAEYKDWLGRDSDLWRTYKEVAKTADNFAMRRVRVRSQIFPVFRDLFARERGDNAAWSGGEEAES; encoded by the coding sequence ATGAACATCATCGACAGACGCCTCAATCCCAAGGGCAAGAGCCTCGCCAACCGGCAGAGGTTCTTGCGCCGCGCCCGTGCCCAGATCGTCAAGGCGGTGCGCGACGCCTCGGGCTCGCGCTCCATCCAGGACATTGCCAACGGCGAAAAGATCTCCATCCCCGCCGACGGCTTGCGCGAACCCAGCTTCCGCCGCGCCGGCGAGGGCGGCATCCGTGACTACGTGGTGCCCGGCAACAAGGATTTCGTCGAGGGCGACCGCATCAAGAAGCCCGACCCCGAGGGCGGCGAGGGCGGCGGCTCGGAAGGCAGCCCCGATGGCGAGGGCCAGGACGACTTCGCCTTCGTGCTGTCCAGAGACGAGTTCCTCGACATCTTCCTCGACGATCTGGAACTGCCCGATCTGGTCAAGAAGAAGCTGAAGCAGACCGAATCCACCACGCCGACTCGGGCGGGCTACTCGGTCACCGGCTCGCCGGCCAATCTCAACGTGGTGCGCACCATGCGCAACTCGCTGTCGCGCCGCATCGCGCTGAACAGGCCCAAGCCCGCCGAATTGAAGGAACTGGAGGACGAGATCAGGGCGCTGGAGGAATCGGGCGCCGATCCCGAACGCCTCTCCCAACTGCGCGTGGAGTTCGACCGGTTGGTGGCCAAGTCGCGGCGCATTCCCTATATCGACCCGCTGGACGTGCGCTATTCCCGCTTCGAGCATGTGCCAAAGCCGGTGACCCAGGCGGTGATGTTCTGCCTGATGGACGTGTCGGGCTCCATGACCGAGCACATGAAGGATCTGGCCAAGCGCTTTTTCATGCTGCTCTACCTGTTCCTGACCCGGCGCTACCGCAACGTGGACGTGGTGTTCATCCGCCACACCCACGAGGCCGAGGAGGTGGACGAGGACACCTTCTTCTATTCCACCGAGACCGGCGGCACCGTGGTGTCCACCGCGCTGGAGGAAATGCACAAGGTGATCGCCGACCGCTATTCGCCGGCCGACTGGAACATCTATTGCGCCCAGGCCTCGGACGGCGACAACACCTCGTCGGACAACGCCAAGACCGCCGGGCTGCTGGAAGACGTGATCCTGCCCGCCACCCAGTACTTCGCCTATATCGAGGTCGGCGCCGAGTACAAGGACTGGCTGGGCCGCGATTCGGACCTGTGGCGCACCTACAAGGAGGTGGCCAAGACCGCCGACAACTTCGCCATGCGCCGGGTGCGGGTCAGGAGCCAGATCTTCCCGGTGTTCCGCGACCTGTTCGCCAGGGAACGGGGCGACAACGCCGCCTGGTCGGGCGGGGAGGAGGCCGAATCATGA
- the mntA gene encoding type VII toxin-antitoxin system MntA family adenylyltransferase antitoxin, with product MKDIAIIEALQAALPAAQALYLFGSRAEGSHGENSDLDLAVLHPSPLDPVRVWEAGEAIARRLDIDVDLVDLRAASTVMQHQIITTGRRLFALNGEAERYELFILSEMMDFNEARAPLIADIQREGRVHGR from the coding sequence ATGAAGGACATCGCCATCATCGAGGCTCTGCAAGCCGCCCTGCCCGCCGCCCAGGCCCTGTACCTGTTCGGCAGCCGCGCCGAGGGCAGCCATGGCGAGAACAGCGACCTCGACCTCGCCGTCCTGCACCCCTCGCCCCTTGACCCGGTGCGCGTGTGGGAAGCCGGCGAAGCCATCGCCCGCCGTCTCGACATCGACGTGGACCTCGTCGACCTGCGCGCCGCCAGTACCGTGATGCAGCACCAGATCATCACCACCGGACGCCGCCTGTTCGCCCTGAACGGCGAAGCAGAGCGCTACGAACTCTTCATCCTGTCCGAAATGATGGACTTCAACGAAGCCCGCGCCCCCCTCATCGCCGACATCCAACGGGAAGGCCGCGTCCATGGCCGATGA
- the hepT gene encoding type VII toxin-antitoxin system HepT family RNase toxin, giving the protein MADDVLLNKAATIERCVARAAQEFAKDPATFAADFTRQDAAILNIQRACEACLDMGHAIIRRQRLGIPQSARDVFTLLAKAGWIDDDLAEKLQRMVGFRNIAVHDYQALSLPITIAVIERHLGDFTTFSGAVLGRMGEAGKEG; this is encoded by the coding sequence ATGGCCGATGACGTCCTCCTCAACAAAGCCGCCACCATCGAGCGCTGCGTCGCCCGCGCCGCCCAAGAATTCGCCAAGGACCCCGCCACCTTCGCCGCCGACTTCACCCGCCAGGACGCCGCCATCCTCAATATCCAGCGCGCCTGCGAAGCCTGCCTCGACATGGGCCACGCCATCATCCGCCGCCAACGCCTCGGCATCCCCCAAAGTGCGCGCGACGTCTTCACCCTGCTGGCCAAGGCCGGATGGATCGACGACGATCTGGCCGAAAAACTCCAGCGCATGGTCGGCTTCCGCAACATCGCCGTCCACGACTACCAGGCCTTGTCGCTGCCCATCACCATCGCGGTCATCGAACGCCACCTGGGCGATTTCACGACGTTCAGCGGGGCCGTGCTGGGGCGGATGGGCGAGGCTGGGAAAGAAGGATAA
- a CDS encoding PrkA family serine protein kinase has protein sequence MPSNDDIFTRYSRAYEGRKDVELSLLEYLEGCRDDPMMYASAAERMIAAIGEPEVIDTAKDARLSRVFMNRTIKVYPAFSEFYGMEETIERIVGYFRHAAQGLEERKQILYLLGPVGGGKSSLAEKLKALMEVYPIYVLKAGKEISPLFESPLGLFDPEGMGPVLLDKYGIPKRRLPGLMSPWAVKRLEEFGGDISKFKVAKIYPSRLKQIAVSKAEPGDENNQDISTLVGKVDIRKLEMFSQNDPDAYSFSGGLNRCTQGLLEFVEMFKAPIKMLHPLLTATQESNYIGSENIGAMPFLGTVLAHSNEAEWQTFKNNRNNEAFIDRICVIKVPYCLRVTEELKIYDKLIDTSELVDAPCAPGTLEMLSRFSVLSRLKEHENSNLYSKMRVYDGENVKETDPKAKPMQEYKDAAGVDEGMDGISTRFAFKVLSSTYNYDTHEVSADPVHLMYVLEQSIRREQFPEETEKKYLEFIKGELAPRYAEFIGNEIQKAYLESYHDYGQNLFDRYVDYADAWIEDQDFKDPDTGQLLNRDLLNQELSKIEKPAGIANPKDFRNEVVKFALRSRAANGGKSPSWTSYEKIREVIERRMFSQVEELLPVISFGSKKDSDSEKKHSEFVERMMSRGYTERQVRRLVEWYMRVKQAG, from the coding sequence ATGCCCAGCAATGACGATATCTTCACCCGGTACTCGCGAGCCTACGAGGGTCGCAAGGACGTGGAACTCAGCCTTCTGGAATACCTGGAAGGCTGCCGCGACGACCCCATGATGTACGCCTCGGCGGCCGAGCGGATGATCGCCGCCATCGGCGAGCCCGAGGTCATCGACACCGCCAAGGACGCCAGGCTGTCCCGGGTGTTCATGAACCGCACCATCAAGGTCTACCCCGCCTTCTCGGAATTCTACGGGATGGAGGAGACCATCGAGCGCATCGTCGGCTACTTCCGCCATGCGGCGCAGGGGCTGGAGGAGCGTAAGCAGATCCTCTACCTGCTGGGGCCGGTGGGCGGCGGCAAGTCGTCCCTGGCCGAGAAGCTGAAGGCGCTGATGGAGGTCTACCCCATCTATGTGCTGAAGGCCGGCAAGGAGATCAGCCCCCTGTTCGAAAGCCCGCTGGGTCTGTTCGATCCCGAGGGCATGGGGCCGGTCCTGCTGGACAAGTACGGCATTCCGAAGCGCCGCCTGCCCGGGCTGATGAGCCCCTGGGCGGTCAAACGGCTGGAGGAATTCGGCGGCGACATCTCCAAGTTCAAGGTCGCCAAGATCTATCCCTCGCGCTTAAAGCAGATCGCCGTCTCCAAGGCCGAGCCGGGCGACGAGAACAACCAGGACATCTCGACCCTGGTGGGCAAGGTGGACATCCGCAAGCTGGAGATGTTCAGCCAGAACGACCCCGACGCCTATTCCTTCTCGGGCGGGCTCAACCGCTGCACCCAGGGCCTTCTCGAATTCGTCGAGATGTTCAAGGCCCCCATCAAGATGCTGCATCCGCTGCTCACCGCCACGCAGGAAAGCAATTACATCGGCTCCGAGAACATCGGTGCCATGCCGTTCCTCGGCACCGTTCTGGCCCATTCCAACGAGGCCGAGTGGCAGACCTTCAAGAACAACCGCAACAACGAGGCCTTCATCGACCGCATCTGCGTCATCAAGGTTCCGTACTGCCTCAGGGTCACCGAGGAGCTGAAGATCTACGACAAGCTGATCGACACCTCGGAACTGGTGGACGCCCCTTGCGCGCCGGGCACGCTGGAGATGCTGTCGCGCTTCTCGGTGCTGTCGCGCCTCAAGGAGCACGAGAATTCCAACCTCTATTCCAAGATGCGGGTCTATGACGGAGAGAACGTCAAGGAGACCGACCCCAAGGCCAAGCCCATGCAGGAGTACAAGGACGCGGCCGGCGTGGACGAGGGCATGGACGGCATCTCGACCCGCTTCGCCTTCAAGGTGCTGTCGTCCACCTACAATTACGACACCCACGAGGTCTCGGCCGATCCCGTGCATCTGATGTATGTGCTGGAACAATCCATCCGGCGCGAACAGTTCCCCGAGGAGACCGAGAAGAAGTACCTGGAGTTCATCAAGGGCGAACTGGCGCCGCGCTATGCCGAGTTCATCGGCAACGAGATCCAGAAGGCCTATCTCGAGAGCTATCACGATTACGGCCAGAACCTGTTCGACCGCTACGTGGATTACGCCGACGCCTGGATCGAGGACCAGGACTTCAAGGACCCCGATACCGGCCAGCTCTTGAACCGTGATCTGCTGAACCAGGAACTGTCCAAGATCGAAAAGCCCGCCGGCATCGCCAACCCCAAGGATTTCCGCAACGAGGTGGTCAAGTTCGCGCTGCGCTCGCGCGCAGCCAACGGCGGCAAGTCGCCGTCCTGGACCTCCTACGAGAAGATCAGGGAAGTGATCGAGCGCCGCATGTTCAGCCAGGTGGAGGAATTGCTGCCGGTGATCAGCTTCGGGTCCAAAAAGGACTCCGACTCCGAGAAGAAGCACTCGGAATTCGTCGAGCGCATGATGAGCCGCGGCTACACCGAGCGCCAGGTCCGCCGGCTGGTGGAATGGTACATGCGGGTGAAGCAGGCGGGTTAA
- a CDS encoding GNAT family N-acetyltransferase, translated as MSTTIRDIAAADLERVIELDRRLTGKPRRNYHEKRMAAFTADPASFVTLAAADGPVLKGYAYAHILDGEFGGSGPVGVVDTIGVDPDQRGQGLGRKLMAALEDALKKRGIKEVVSQADWTEHGITRFFQSAGFELAPRLVLERTTDNVSDFEAPLATQVRDSDEVDLSDPSGDDYAALSRDRIPVRSLTEADYPFIVSVDRKVSRRDRSAYYKRKIAEVTKESGVRVSLVAEIDGQFAGFVMARTEFGEFGRAQSTAVLDTIGVDPAYARHSVGRALMSQLLTNLASLGVEKVQTQLAWDSFSLMGFLNRCGFKPSQRLIFQRRLG; from the coding sequence ATGAGCACCACCATCCGCGACATCGCTGCCGCCGACCTGGAGCGCGTTATCGAGCTGGATCGCCGTCTGACCGGCAAGCCGCGTCGTAACTACCACGAGAAGCGCATGGCGGCCTTCACCGCCGACCCGGCCAGCTTCGTCACCCTGGCCGCCGCCGACGGCCCGGTTCTCAAGGGCTATGCCTATGCCCACATCCTGGACGGCGAATTCGGCGGCTCGGGCCCCGTGGGCGTGGTCGACACCATCGGCGTCGATCCCGACCAGCGCGGTCAGGGTCTCGGCCGCAAGCTGATGGCCGCCCTCGAGGACGCGCTGAAGAAGCGCGGCATCAAGGAAGTGGTCAGCCAGGCCGACTGGACCGAACACGGCATCACCCGCTTCTTCCAGTCCGCCGGCTTCGAACTGGCGCCCCGTCTGGTCCTCGAGCGCACCACCGACAACGTCTCGGATTTCGAGGCCCCCCTGGCCACCCAGGTGCGCGACAGCGACGAAGTGGACCTGTCCGACCCCTCCGGCGACGACTACGCCGCCCTGTCGCGCGACCGCATCCCCGTGCGCTCGCTGACCGAGGCCGATTATCCCTTCATCGTCTCGGTGGACCGCAAGGTCTCGCGCCGTGACCGCTCGGCCTACTACAAGCGCAAGATCGCCGAGGTGACCAAGGAATCCGGCGTCCGCGTCTCCCTGGTCGCCGAGATCGACGGCCAGTTCGCCGGCTTCGTCATGGCCCGCACCGAATTCGGCGAATTCGGCCGCGCCCAGTCCACCGCCGTGCTCGACACCATCGGCGTCGATCCCGCCTATGCCCGCCACAGCGTCGGCCGCGCCCTGATGAGCCAGCTGCTCACCAACCTGGCCTCGCTCGGCGTCGAGAAGGTCCAGACCCAGCTGGCCTGGGACAGCTTCAGCCTGATGGGCTTCCTCAATCGCTGCGGCTTCAAGCCCTCCCAGCGCCTCATCTTCCAGCGCCGGCTCGGGTAA
- a CDS encoding hemolysin family protein, which produces MRIAFEITVIIALVCLNGWFAMSELAIVSARRARLAARAAEGSKGAQAALLLADNPTRFLSSVQIGITLVGVLAGAYSGATLAEQLGTAIALHFPMAAAFAPGIAIAVVVGAITYASLIVGELVPKHIALADPEGMAEKVARPMAMVARLASPLVWLLEGSSHAVIRILGIRRSDDQTVTEEEVRAMIAEGTESGVFEPEEEEMMSGVMRFGDRRVRGIMTPRADMTWIDLDWEADEIIRTLRDCRHSRLPVCRGGIDETQGVVQAKDLLNAALDGRPLDVAAAVKPLAVIHDNAPALHVLDVLKQSDIHMALVVDEYGGVEGIVTAADILGSILGTLSEHGEEYQGIITEREDGSWLVDGDIAVDLAAERLGCRVMKDGGGDYTTAAGFMLSQFRSIPEAGDHFIKDGWRFEVVDMDGRRIDKILVSRDTETLGM; this is translated from the coding sequence ATGCGAATCGCTTTTGAAATCACCGTGATCATCGCCCTGGTCTGCCTCAACGGCTGGTTCGCCATGTCGGAACTGGCCATCGTCTCGGCGCGCCGCGCCCGGCTGGCGGCCCGCGCCGCCGAAGGCTCCAAGGGTGCCCAGGCCGCCCTGCTGCTGGCCGACAACCCCACCCGCTTCCTGTCCTCGGTGCAGATCGGCATCACCCTGGTGGGCGTGCTGGCCGGCGCCTATTCCGGCGCCACCCTGGCCGAGCAGTTGGGAACCGCCATCGCGCTCCACTTCCCCATGGCGGCGGCCTTCGCGCCCGGTATCGCCATCGCCGTGGTGGTGGGCGCCATCACCTACGCCTCGCTGATCGTCGGCGAACTGGTGCCCAAGCACATCGCGCTGGCCGATCCCGAGGGCATGGCGGAAAAGGTGGCGCGCCCCATGGCCATGGTGGCCCGCCTGGCCTCGCCGCTGGTCTGGCTGCTGGAGGGCTCCAGCCATGCCGTGATCCGCATCCTGGGCATCCGCCGATCCGACGACCAGACGGTCACCGAGGAGGAAGTCCGCGCCATGATCGCCGAGGGCACCGAAAGCGGAGTCTTCGAGCCCGAGGAAGAAGAGATGATGTCGGGCGTCATGCGCTTCGGCGACCGCCGGGTGCGCGGCATCATGACGCCCAGGGCCGACATGACGTGGATCGACCTGGACTGGGAAGCGGACGAGATCATCCGGACTCTGCGCGATTGCCGCCACTCGCGCCTGCCCGTCTGCCGCGGCGGCATCGACGAGACCCAGGGGGTGGTCCAGGCCAAGGATCTGCTCAACGCCGCGCTGGACGGCCGCCCCCTCGACGTGGCGGCGGCGGTCAAGCCGCTGGCCGTAATCCACGATAACGCCCCGGCGCTCCATGTGCTCGACGTGCTGAAGCAGTCGGACATCCACATGGCCCTGGTGGTGGACGAGTACGGCGGCGTCGAAGGCATCGTCACCGCCGCCGACATCCTGGGCTCCATCCTCGGCACCCTGTCCGAGCACGGCGAGGAATATCAAGGAATCATCACCGAGCGCGAGGACGGCTCGTGGCTGGTGGACGGCGACATCGCCGTCGATCTGGCCGCCGAACGCCTGGGCTGCCGGGTGATGAAGGACGGTGGCGGCGACTACACCACCGCCGCCGGCTTCATGCTGTCACAGTTCCGCTCCATCCCCGAGGCAGGCGACCATTTCATCAAGGATGGCTGGCGGTTCGAGGTGGTGGACATGGACGGGCGGCGCATCGACAAGATCCTGGTGTCGCGCGACACCGAGACCCTGGGGATGTAG